A genome region from Pseudomonas pergaminensis includes the following:
- the pstA gene encoding phosphate ABC transporter permease PstA, translating to MKQNSLNGWFKSGAPGVWISGGAVSIAVIMTIGLLAVIAVRGLGHFWPADLIQANYNVPGQANHVVIGEVVQKEEVPRERLKSAGLPVPDQGPEFMTRELIKVGNRDLNGNDFTWIVGEWLKDQTTPANLMTIERREWGNFYGTLVNVKQDGKVIAEGEAAWPELQARVDRVNKLAAQLKTLEKSDIGAINAGLERIRLHGRKLELEGKLDAAAQADMDADRAELNARYQDIEARLADLHAQFNRDALTARDGNGKEVEIGIGKVVHAYQPNAMGTITKVGFYFSKVWEFLSDDPREANTEGGIFPAIFGTVMMTLIMAMIVTPFGVLAAVYLREYAKQNTLTRIIRIAVNNLAGVPAIVYGVFGLGFFVYVLGGSVDRLFFAEALPAPTFGTPGLLWASLTLALLAVPVVIVATEEGLARIPRTVREGSLALGATKAETLWKIVLPMASPAMMTGMILAVARAAGEVAPLMLVGVVKLAPSLPLDGNYPYLHLDQKIMHLGFHIYDVGFQSPNVEAARPLVYATALLLVLVIATLNLSAVWIRNHLREKYKALDS from the coding sequence GTGAAACAGAACTCCCTGAATGGATGGTTCAAGAGCGGCGCCCCTGGCGTCTGGATCAGCGGTGGCGCGGTGTCCATTGCGGTCATCATGACCATTGGTTTGCTGGCCGTGATTGCAGTGCGTGGCCTGGGTCACTTCTGGCCGGCCGACCTGATCCAGGCCAACTACAACGTGCCGGGCCAGGCAAACCATGTCGTCATCGGCGAAGTGGTGCAGAAGGAAGAAGTCCCCCGCGAGCGCCTGAAAAGCGCTGGCCTGCCGGTGCCGGACCAAGGCCCGGAGTTCATGACCCGCGAGCTGATCAAGGTCGGTAACCGCGACCTGAACGGCAATGACTTCACCTGGATCGTCGGCGAGTGGCTCAAGGACCAGACCACGCCGGCGAACCTGATGACCATCGAGCGTCGTGAGTGGGGTAATTTCTACGGCACCCTGGTCAACGTTAAACAGGACGGTAAAGTCATCGCCGAAGGCGAGGCCGCATGGCCGGAGCTGCAGGCCCGTGTGGATCGCGTCAACAAGCTGGCCGCTCAACTCAAAACCCTGGAAAAATCCGACATCGGCGCGATCAACGCCGGGCTGGAGCGCATCCGCCTGCACGGTCGCAAGCTGGAGCTGGAAGGCAAGCTTGACGCCGCCGCCCAGGCCGACATGGACGCCGACCGCGCCGAGCTCAATGCCCGCTACCAGGACATCGAGGCACGCCTGGCCGACCTGCATGCCCAATTCAACCGCGACGCCCTGACCGCCCGCGACGGCAACGGCAAGGAAGTCGAAATCGGCATCGGCAAAGTGGTGCACGCCTACCAGCCGAATGCCATGGGCACGATCACCAAGGTCGGCTTCTACTTCAGCAAGGTCTGGGAATTCCTCAGCGATGACCCACGGGAAGCCAACACCGAAGGCGGGATCTTCCCGGCTATCTTCGGCACCGTGATGATGACCCTGATCATGGCGATGATCGTCACTCCGTTTGGCGTGCTGGCGGCGGTGTACCTGCGTGAATACGCCAAGCAGAACACCCTGACGCGGATTATCCGCATCGCCGTGAACAACCTGGCGGGCGTACCGGCCATCGTCTACGGCGTGTTCGGCCTGGGCTTCTTCGTGTATGTATTGGGTGGCTCGGTAGACCGGCTGTTCTTTGCCGAAGCCTTGCCGGCGCCGACGTTCGGCACGCCGGGTTTGCTCTGGGCCTCGCTGACCCTGGCGCTGCTGGCGGTGCCGGTGGTGATCGTGGCCACCGAAGAAGGCCTGGCGCGGATTCCTCGCACCGTCCGTGAAGGCTCCCTGGCACTCGGCGCGACCAAGGCGGAAACGCTGTGGAAGATCGTGCTGCCGATGGCCAGCCCGGCGATGATGACGGGCATGATCCTCGCCGTGGCCCGCGCCGCCGGTGAAGTGGCGCCGCTGATGCTGGTCGGCGTGGTGAAACTGGCACCGTCGCTGCCGTTGGACGGCAACTACCCGTACCTGCACCTGGACCAGAAGATCATGCACCTGGGCTTCCATATCTATGACGTCGGCTTCCAGAGCCCCAACGTCGAAGCCGCCCGGCCGCTGGTGTACGCCACCGCCTTGCTGCTGGTACTGGTGATCGCCACGCTTAACTTGTCGGCAGTGTGGATCCGTAACCACCTGCGCGAAAAATACAAAGCGCTAGACAGCTAA
- a CDS encoding ABC transporter permease subunit, protein MQDAGKPLMISLEEQNQVAMRVSDKGQALFFNVETGAELKRVDLPLPAGTSVASIGEDQPGSPLVILGLSNGQSLVFRHTYKVSYPDGKKTITPAIEYPYGETPIVLDDAGRPLEHVALNATDSSLVIAGSAGSHLNVLSLSREENMMTGEVTSEQKRIELPQMTEPVKAIFIDPRQQWLYVINGRALADVFSLRDKSLNGRYKLLEDGNAEVTASTQLVGGISLIIGNSKGGLAQWFMARDPDGEQRFKQIRTFQMGAAPIVEISAEERRKGFTALDASGKFGVFHSTAHRTLLVDPVVDGQGMYGMSPRANRVIVEAGGKLQPLLLDNPHPEVSWSALWSKVWYENYDEPKYVWQSTAANTDFEPKMSLAPLTFGTLKAAFYAMLLAAPLAVAAAIYTAYFMAPSLRRKVKPVIELMEAMPTVILGFFAGLFLAPYVEGHLPGIFSLLMLLPIGILVAGFVFSRLPESLRLRVPDGWESAILIPVILFVGWLSLYMSPYLETWFFGGDMRMWISHDLGITYDQRNALVVGLAMGFAVIPNIYSIAEDAVFSVPRGLTLGSLALGATPWQTMTRVVILTASPGIFSALMIGMGRAVGETMIVLMATGNTPVMEMNLFEGLRTLAANVAVEMPESEVGGSHYRVLFLSALVLLLFTFIMNTLAELIRQRLRKKYSSL, encoded by the coding sequence ATCCAAGACGCCGGCAAGCCGCTGATGATCTCCCTCGAAGAACAAAACCAAGTCGCCATGCGGGTTTCCGACAAGGGCCAGGCGCTGTTCTTCAATGTGGAAACCGGCGCTGAACTCAAGCGTGTCGACCTGCCACTGCCCGCCGGCACCAGCGTTGCGTCTATCGGTGAAGACCAGCCCGGTAGCCCGCTGGTGATCCTCGGCCTGTCCAATGGCCAGTCCCTGGTATTCCGCCACACCTATAAGGTGTCCTACCCGGACGGCAAGAAAACCATTACCCCCGCGATCGAATACCCCTACGGTGAAACGCCGATCGTGCTGGATGACGCCGGCCGCCCGCTGGAGCATGTGGCCCTCAACGCCACGGACTCGTCCTTGGTGATTGCAGGTTCCGCTGGTTCGCACTTGAACGTGCTGTCCCTGAGCCGCGAAGAAAACATGATGACCGGTGAAGTCACCAGCGAGCAGAAGCGCATCGAGTTGCCGCAGATGACTGAGCCTGTGAAGGCGATCTTCATCGACCCGCGCCAGCAATGGCTGTATGTGATCAACGGCCGTGCCCTCGCCGATGTGTTCAGCCTGCGCGACAAGAGCCTCAATGGTCGCTACAAATTGCTGGAAGACGGCAATGCTGAAGTCACCGCCAGCACGCAACTGGTGGGCGGCATCTCGCTGATCATTGGTAACTCCAAGGGCGGCCTGGCCCAGTGGTTCATGGCCCGCGACCCGGATGGCGAGCAGCGCTTCAAGCAGATCCGTACCTTCCAGATGGGCGCTGCGCCTATCGTAGAAATCTCCGCCGAAGAGCGCCGCAAAGGCTTCACGGCCCTAGACGCTTCCGGCAAATTCGGCGTGTTCCACAGCACCGCGCACCGCACACTGCTGGTGGACCCGGTGGTCGATGGCCAAGGCATGTACGGCATGTCGCCACGCGCCAACCGCGTGATCGTCGAAGCTGGCGGCAAGCTGCAACCGCTGCTGCTCGACAACCCGCACCCGGAAGTGTCCTGGAGTGCACTGTGGAGCAAGGTCTGGTACGAAAACTACGACGAGCCCAAGTACGTCTGGCAATCGACCGCTGCCAACACCGATTTCGAACCCAAGATGAGCCTGGCCCCGCTGACCTTCGGCACCTTGAAGGCGGCGTTCTACGCCATGCTGCTGGCTGCGCCACTGGCTGTTGCGGCAGCGATCTACACCGCCTACTTCATGGCCCCGAGCCTGCGCCGCAAGGTCAAGCCGGTGATCGAATTGATGGAAGCGATGCCGACGGTGATCCTCGGTTTCTTCGCCGGCCTGTTCCTGGCACCGTATGTGGAAGGGCATCTGCCGGGCATTTTCAGTCTGCTGATGCTGCTGCCGATTGGCATTCTGGTGGCCGGTTTCGTCTTCAGTCGCCTGCCTGAATCCTTGCGCCTGCGGGTTCCCGATGGCTGGGAAAGCGCGATCCTGATTCCGGTGATCCTGTTCGTGGGCTGGCTCTCGCTGTACATGAGCCCGTACCTGGAAACCTGGTTCTTCGGCGGCGACATGCGCATGTGGATCTCTCACGACCTGGGCATCACCTACGACCAGCGCAACGCTCTGGTAGTGGGTTTGGCCATGGGCTTCGCAGTGATCCCGAACATCTATTCCATCGCCGAAGATGCCGTGTTCAGCGTGCCACGCGGCCTGACCCTGGGCTCGCTGGCCCTGGGTGCCACGCCGTGGCAGACCATGACCCGCGTGGTGATCCTCACCGCCAGCCCGGGCATCTTCTCGGCGCTGATGATCGGCATGGGCCGTGCTGTCGGCGAGACCATGATCGTGTTGATGGCCACCGGTAACACCCCGGTGATGGAGATGAACCTGTTCGAAGGCCTGCGAACGCTCGCGGCCAACGTTGCGGTGGAAATGCCGGAGTCGGAAGTGGGCGGCAGTCACTACCGCGTGCTGTTCCTCTCGGCGCTGGTGCTGCTGTTGTTCACCTTCATCATGAACACCCTCGCCGAGCTGATCCGTCAGCGTCTGCGCAAGAAATACTCGTCGCTTTAA
- a CDS encoding phosphate ABC transporter substrate-binding protein PstS — MKLKRLMAAMTFVAAGVATANAVAAGVDPAIPAYVKTTGVSGNLSSVGSDTLANLMTLWAEGYKKEYPNVNIQIQAAGSATAPPALTEGTSNLGPMSRKMKDTELAAFEQKYGYKPTAIPVAVDALAVFVHKDNPIQHLTMEQVDAIFSSTRLCGGKADVKTWGDLGVTGDLANKPVQLFGRNSVSGTYGYFKEEALCKGDYKPNVNEQPGSASVVQSISSSLNGIGYSGIGYKTASVKTVALAKKGSTDFIEDTEENALNGKYPLSRFLYVYVNKAPNKPLAPLEAEFVKLVLSKQGQEVVVKDGYIPLPAKVAAKALADLGLKEGN, encoded by the coding sequence ATGAAACTGAAACGTTTGATGGCGGCAATGACTTTTGTCGCTGCTGGCGTTGCGACCGCCAACGCGGTGGCCGCTGGTGTTGATCCGGCAATTCCGGCTTACGTTAAGACCACTGGTGTGTCGGGCAACTTGTCCAGCGTCGGTTCCGATACCCTGGCTAACCTGATGACCTTGTGGGCCGAGGGTTACAAAAAGGAATACCCGAACGTCAACATCCAGATTCAAGCTGCTGGCTCCGCTACCGCACCACCTGCGCTGACTGAAGGCACCTCCAACCTGGGCCCGATGAGCCGCAAGATGAAGGACACCGAACTGGCGGCCTTCGAGCAGAAGTACGGCTACAAGCCCACCGCTATCCCGGTTGCCGTGGATGCCCTGGCCGTGTTCGTGCACAAGGACAACCCGATCCAGCACCTGACCATGGAGCAAGTCGACGCGATCTTCTCCTCGACGCGTCTGTGCGGCGGCAAAGCTGACGTGAAAACCTGGGGCGACCTGGGTGTGACCGGCGACCTGGCCAACAAGCCGGTGCAACTGTTCGGTCGTAACTCGGTATCCGGCACCTACGGCTACTTCAAAGAAGAAGCCCTGTGCAAAGGCGACTACAAGCCAAACGTGAACGAACAACCGGGCTCGGCTTCGGTCGTGCAGTCGATCAGCTCGTCGCTGAACGGCATCGGTTACTCGGGCATTGGCTACAAGACCGCCAGCGTGAAAACCGTGGCCCTGGCCAAGAAAGGCAGCACTGACTTCATCGAAGACACCGAAGAAAACGCCCTGAACGGCAAATACCCGCTGTCGCGTTTCCTCTACGTGTACGTCAACAAAGCCCCGAACAAGCCTCTGGCCCCGCTGGAAGCTGAGTTCGTGAAGCTGGTGCTGTCCAAGCAGGGCCAGGAAGTTGTGGTGAAAGACGGCTACATCCCACTGCCAGCCAAAGTCGCCGCCAAGGCCCTGGCTGACCTGGGTCTGAAAGAAGGCAACTGA
- a CDS encoding MFS transporter has translation MSSVPASSAQPSRPLTRNDYKTLSLSALGGALEFYDFIIFVFFATVVGKLFFPVDMPEWLRMMQTFGIFAAGYLARPLGGIIMAHFGDLLGRKKMFTLSIFMMAVPTLIMGLLPTYAQIGLWAPVLLLLMRIIQGAAIGGEVPGAWVFVSEHVPPRHIGYACGTLTSGLTAGILLGSLVATAINTIYSPEQVSDYAWRIPFLLGGVFGLLSVYLRRWLHETPIFAEMQQRKTLAAELPLRAVLRDHRGAIVLSMLLTWLLSAGIVVVILMTPTVLQTVYHFSATVALQANSLAIVALSLGCIASGALADRFGAGRVLIVGCALLLATSWTLYHSLIAHPDWLFPLYTLTGLFVGTIGVVPYVMVKAFPPVVRFSGLSFSYNVAYAIFGGLTPLAVSLLMKESPMGPAYYVAVLCVMGMLVGGYLWKRSR, from the coding sequence ATGTCCTCCGTGCCCGCAAGCAGTGCGCAACCTTCGCGCCCGCTGACCCGCAACGACTACAAAACCCTGTCGCTGTCTGCCTTGGGCGGGGCGCTGGAGTTTTATGACTTCATCATTTTCGTGTTTTTCGCCACCGTGGTCGGGAAACTGTTCTTCCCCGTGGACATGCCCGAATGGCTGCGCATGATGCAGACCTTTGGCATCTTCGCCGCCGGCTACCTGGCACGTCCCCTGGGCGGCATCATCATGGCGCACTTCGGTGACCTGCTGGGCCGCAAGAAGATGTTCACCTTGAGCATCTTCATGATGGCCGTGCCGACCCTGATCATGGGCCTGCTGCCAACTTACGCGCAGATCGGCCTGTGGGCGCCGGTCCTGCTGCTGCTGATGCGTATTATCCAGGGCGCGGCAATCGGCGGCGAAGTACCCGGCGCCTGGGTGTTTGTCTCCGAGCACGTTCCGCCACGCCATATCGGCTATGCCTGCGGCACCCTCACCAGCGGCCTGACGGCCGGGATCCTGCTGGGCTCGCTGGTGGCCACGGCGATCAACACTATTTATAGCCCGGAGCAGGTCTCGGATTACGCCTGGCGTATCCCGTTCCTGCTCGGCGGCGTATTCGGCCTGTTGTCGGTGTACCTGCGCCGCTGGCTGCATGAAACACCGATCTTCGCCGAGATGCAGCAACGCAAGACCCTGGCCGCCGAGCTGCCATTGCGTGCGGTACTGCGTGATCACCGGGGTGCGATCGTGCTGTCGATGCTGCTGACCTGGCTGCTGTCGGCCGGTATCGTCGTTGTCATCCTGATGACCCCGACCGTGCTGCAAACGGTCTATCACTTCAGCGCCACCGTTGCGCTGCAGGCCAACAGCCTGGCCATCGTCGCCTTGAGCCTGGGCTGCATAGCCTCGGGTGCCCTGGCGGACCGCTTCGGTGCTGGCCGCGTGCTGATCGTCGGTTGCGCGCTGTTGCTGGCAACCTCCTGGACCCTCTATCACAGCCTCATCGCTCACCCGGACTGGCTGTTCCCGCTGTACACGCTGACCGGTCTGTTTGTAGGCACCATTGGCGTAGTGCCGTACGTCATGGTCAAGGCCTTCCCGCCGGTGGTGCGTTTCAGCGGGTTGTCGTTCTCCTACAACGTGGCCTACGCCATTTTCGGCGGCCTGACGCCGTTGGCAGTGTCGCTGCTGATGAAGGAAAGCCCGATGGGCCCGGCCTACTACGTTGCCGTCTTGTGTGTGATGGGCATGTTGGTGGGCGGGTATCTGTGGAAGCGTTCGCGCTGA